CCGGTCGCAGGAGAGGCTGTCCTCATTGCAGAGGGCAGACACAGGGTTATGGTGGTCGCAGATGTTCATCTTGGCATCGAGTACGAGCTTTGGCTCGGAGGTGCGAACGTTCCGAGCCAGACCGGAAAGCTGCTCAACCATCTTTTAGCCCTGATGAAAGCACATGAGCCAGACAGGCTGGTCGTGCTCGGCGACCTGAAGCACAACGTTCCCAGAACGAGCTGGCAGGAGCGGGTCGAGGTGCCGGATTTTCTCAACGCGCTATCCCAGATCTTGGAGGTCACCGTGGTCCCGGGAAATCACGATACAGGTCTGCGGGATCTTGCGGGAGGAGCAGAGGTGTGCGAGCCTGAGGGCACGGTGATCGATGGAATCGGCTACTTCCACGGCCACACCTGGCCAGGCCCCGAGGTGCTCTCAGCTAAAAGCCTCGTCACCGCTCACCTTCACCCATCGATCAGGCTCGTGGATCCCCTGGGGGCATCGAGGAGCGAGCGGGTTTGGGTCAGGGCATTCTCGAACGAGCACGGAAAAGAGATCGTGGTCATGCCTGCCTTCAACCCGCTCTGCGGCAGCCTGCCCCTGAACGAGATGAACGATGAGAAGGGGCCGATCATGAAGCTGGTTGATCTGAGCCGTTCCATGATATACCTTCTCGACGGCACATATCTGGGAAGGCTTGGAGAGATAATTGCAACTCAGAGGTACAGAAAGAGATGAGCAGAAGGGTTCTCATATGGCCAGGCCCTTAGCGTATGCAGGCACGCATCCGGGGATAGGCCACACGAACCTCACATACATGAACCCTTCATCCCAGGAGCTCAGCGGGAATCTGTCCATGCTGTTTATCTCCTCGCCGCTAGGTATTTCATACGCACCGCATAACTCCTGGCAGACGTGATCGCTGTAGTAGTTGCCCTCGCTGCCGTTGTCCCAGATGTTCCTCCCGTAGTGCACCGAGCCATCCAATGCGCTCTGCCTGTTATCGATCATAGCGTTGTGGTAGAGCGTGTTGTCCGTGCTGTAGATGTCCAGATGAATGCCCACACCATTCATCACCACACGGTTGCCACGGATGGTATTGTTTTCAGAGCGGGATATGTCTATGCCCACCGCGTTGCTGTGCACAGTGTTTCCGATCACCATGTTATCCTTTGATCCCTCTATCCTCACGCCCGCCCCATGGTTCTGGCTTGCGTTGTTCTTATGAACTGTGTTACAGCTGCTCTCATCTGAGATGATTATGCCGTCCTCCACGCTGCCCTGTACTCTATTGCCGGATATCAGGTTGTTTGTTGCACGCTCTGTTTTTATCCCAAAACCGTTTCCAATGAGGCTGTTCCCGGAGATGTTATTTTCGTATGACTCTATGACCTCTATGCCGCACTCTTCACTGCCATAGATGGTATTGCCCTCTATCATATTCCCGCTGGACATGTTCAGCAGCTCTATCCCTGCGCCACGGGTCATCGAGATGTTGTTACCTGAGATCATGTTGCTGGAGCCCTCCACCTCCATTCCGTCATGGACGTTCTCGAGAAGCGCATTGCTCTCTACTACATTACCATCACCGTACACTATGATTCCACAATCATCGTTTGCGCTGATTCTGTTCCACTTCACTGTGCTGTTGCTGCCCAGGATCTCGATGCCTGCAAAGCTGTTTCTGGTTATGCTGCTGTTAATGATGGTGTTGCCGGCACCTTTTATCACCACGCCAGATCCGTTGCACAAGCTCACGTTGCAGCCCTCGATCCTGCTGCCATTTGACTCGATGGTTATTCCGGAACCTCGGATGGTGATACCGCTCAGAACCACGCCATCTGCAAGTATGGTGATGCCTCCCGGAGGCTCAATTATCGCATTTTCTGGCCCTCTGATGGTCACCGTTTTGTTTACGATCAGGCTCTCGCGGTATGTTCCTGGCTGGAGGTAAATTGTGTCTCCATCTGATGCGGAACCGAGCGCATCTGCTAAAGATCCCGTGGGCCGAACATCGATATCTGCAGCACTGGCAGATATAGCGAGCAGTATGAGGACTATAAACCTCATGATCTCACCCGCTCAGGTCGGACTTCAGGCGGTCGTCCATTGTGGCGCGATCGAGATTCGCCTTTTTGAGCGATCTCAGCGTGAACTCATCGTACTCGATGTTCCGCAGGCTTGCACCGCTCAGATCCACGTTGGTCATCTCGACCATGTGCATCGTCACATCGTTCAGCACCGCACCTGCGAGGTTTGAGTTTGTGAGGAAGACCGTGTCCATCTTTGCCTTCTTTATCTGCACTCCACGCATATCGATGTCCCTCAGATCCAGGTTGAACAGCGATGTCTTGTACAGGTTCGCGCCGCTCAGGTTAACTCCAGTCGTCTTCACAGAATCAAGCACCACCTCTGAGACGTCCGCGCCTGCCAGGTTCGCCCCGCTGAGATCAGCATAGCGCATCCTGCAGCTGCTCAGGTCCGAGTCCCTCATATCTGCCTCAGTCAGGTCTGCATAATCCAGGCTGGCCCCCCTCAGATTTGCGCCAGCCATTCTTGCCCTCATCATGTATGATCGCGTGAAGTCTGAGCCGCTGAGATCTGTGCCTGTCAGATTCGCTCCGTAGAGCTCGGCCCTGGAGAACTGGCTCTCCTTGAACCTGCCATTGCTCAGGTCAGCCCAGCTAAGATGTGCGCCGACGAAGTTCGCATGGCTCAGCGACGCACCGGAGAAGACCGCGCCTGTCAGATCCGTGCGGAAGAACCTAGTGCTCGTCATCTCTGCATCCGTCAGAGAGACATCATCCATCATGGCCTCCGTGCAGTCTGCCATTGTCAGATTTGCATTGACAAGAGTTGCGCCGCTGAGCCGCGCGTTCCTGAGCTTCGCCCTGGAGAGATCCGAGCCGTTGAGGTTCGCACCGCTGAGATCCGCCATGCTCAGGTCAGCGCCTGCCAGCGACGCCCCCTCGAGGTTTGCGTTGACAAGCCATGCGGATCTCAGATAGGCTCCACTCAGGTTCGCGCCCCTGAGATCCGCGCCCGTCAGGTCTGACTGGTTGAGATGCGCACCGCTGAGATCCCGGCCGCGCATGTCGGATAAGCGGAGATCCGATCGATCGCAGATATCCAGTGCACATGCAGTACTCATTAAAATCGTAAAAATTATTATCATTTTATAACCTGGGCTCATAATACCTCCTGGGCGAGGAATGCATTTGGCCGCTTGGGGCAGAGTTGTGATACTCTCAAATCACGCATACCTCCACTTTGGATTCAGAGAATCGAGATACTTTATGTCGGGGAAGCTGTACGGCGCCTTGTAGTAGTTGCTGTCCGTAACAACGCCGTAGTAGCTGTCGACTGCAAGCCACCTGTCGCTGTTATCAGGATCTTCGACGATTATCCACAGATGTCCCTGGTTCTCAAACCCGCTCGGGTCGTACATATATTTTATGTTGTACCCGAACTCTGTATAAAGATTTGCCAGCTTCTGGGAGCCGTCGTAGCACATGCCCAGAGGGGTTACAGGAAACATCGTAAGCCTGCTCACAGATTTGATGAACTCCTGGTTTGTTGTTATGTTGTAAGATCTGTCCTTCTGGATCTCCGCGATGGGTATCACCTGCATGATCCCTGTGCTCTTGGGCGGCTCCATCCAGAGATCTGCCAGTCTCGGCGCGCCTCCGTTGGGAGTGAGGTAAACACTCTTGCCGCTCGGCAGCTTGACAGTTACATATGAACGCTCAGGGGTCGCGTCGTATCCATGGGAGACGAGAAAGAACGCGAGATCCTGTACTGTTATGCCGATATCCTCATAGCTGGAGATCAGCAGCCACAGATCATTGACATCATCTGCCGACGAATGGCCGATGCTCAGCACGATCAGCAAAACGATACACATCGCCCGGCTGCTGAGCGGCATATCGGCCATCCCATAATACCGTCGGCGGCATGTATATATCATCTTTCGTCAAGGCGTGAATTCCTCACTGGATGTAGGATCTCCCGCCTGCTCATGTGGCCGTGTACTTTTATCAATCAGTTCAGATTCATGCGATTCTGTGGATGGATCATGCATTGCGCACGGTGTTCCCACAGCGGTTCAGCTATTCGAGCACACAACCGCCCTTGACTGCTTGGTTGTGTTTCGGACACAATTACCTCAGCCATCGCAACCTTTAATATAGCACGGGTCGACCAGCTGGCGATGGAGTTCTGCCCTGCGTGTAAGAGCATGATGATCCCCAGGGAGGGGATGATGGTATGCAGAAAGTGCGGTATGAGGATACCGAAGAGCTCGAACAACCCGATCGTCTCGGTGACAAACAAGCTCGAGAGGTCTGTGCCCGTGCTTGAGCAGGAGTCTGCAGGCCTGCCGACAACAAAAGCGAAATGCCCTGAGTGCGGGAACGATACTGCCTACTGGTGGCTCAGACAGCTGAGAGCCGCTGACGAGTCTGAGGTCCGCTTCTTCAGATGCACAAAGTGCGGGAATACCTGGAGAGAGTATGACTGAATGATGGATCACATGGAAAACTATATTAAATACTAGATACTTTCTTTTCTGGAGGCGCTAGGATGCTGAAGGCAGTTATTGATGCAGAAACCCTGCGGGATGCGATCGAGGCAGTATCTTCCTTGGTCGATGAGGTCAAGTTTACGATATCTGAGAAAGGTCTCGAGCTCAAGGCGGTCGATCCGGCGAATGTCGCAATGGTCTCACTCAGGATCGATGCATCCGCATTCGAGTTCTATCAGGCAACCCCTGGGGAGATCGGGGTCGATCTCGTGCGTCTGAGCGATCTGCTGAGCATGGCTGACAGGGGAGAGCGTGTGAGGCTCGAGCTCCTGGAGGATGAGAGGAAGCTCAGGATAGGCGTCGGATCTCTGTCATACACACTGAGCCTGATAGATCCGAGCGCGATACGTAAGGAGCCCAGGATTCCCGAGCTCGATCTCCCAGCGCATGTGACGATCCCCGGTGCGGAGTTCAGAAGGGCTATCAAGGCTGCGGAGAAGGTGAGTGATCATGTGGTGCTTGGTGTTAAAGATGACGTCTTCTACATGGAGGCGAAGGGCGACATAGACGCGCTGAAGCTCACGATGCCGAGCTCCGAGCTTCTCGACATGAAGCCTGGGGAGGCAAGATCTCTGTTCTCGCTGGATTACCTCTCCGACATGAGCAAATCCATAGGAAAGGCACCTGAGGTGAAGCTTGAGATAGGCATCGATTATCCGCTGCGGATCAGCTTCAGGCTGAACGAGGTCTATGTCAGCTACCTCCTGGCGCCCAGAATAGAGCAGGAATGAGGACGTTCTGGTACCCATTCACACATGCAGCAGCACAGGATATCAGGCATATAGATGCGCCCCTTGAGGACGTGCTCAGGAGCAGGGCGTTTCAGCCTGTGAGGCGCAGGGCGCTCGAGCGTGTCCGCGGAGCGCTCCAGGGAGAGATACCGGAAGCGGACACATCAGACAGCGTGAAGCAGAACGTCGAGCTCCTGTCATATCCTCTCGCCAGGCTGATCGTCTCCTGCATCGATGACGATTATCTTCTGAGGCGCTATGTCCTGGCTGAGTCGAAGCTTGCCCACAGGAGGCTGAGGGTCTCCGATACAGAGGAGGTGCTGGAGATCGCCAGGGACCTGGGGATGAGCCCACTCTCTGAGGGGGAGAACTTCAGAGTACACTTTGTGGATTTTGTTGTATCCGCTGCGAGGTTCAGGAGCCAGAAGTGGAAGCTGATCAACAGAAACCTGGAACGCGGCTATCTCACAGTCACCCGCGAAGAGCTGCTCCGCCTGATGGAGGAGAGGATCAAGGACAGGATACAGGAGGGGCTTCCGCTCGATGCTGGAGGCATATGCGAGAGCCTCTCGGATCAAATTAAATCCATAAGAGATGAGCTCGAATCGTCGAAGCAGAGCGCGATGGTGGAGCTCGGCGAGTTCGACAGGGACGCACTGCCGCCGTGCATGAGATCGCTGCTGGAGCAGCTCGCTGCCGGCAGAAACCTGGCCCACACAGCGAGATTCGCGCTCACAAGCTTTCTTCTCAACATAAATCTGAGTGTCGAGGAGATAATCGGCATTTTCAACAACAGCCCAGACTTTGATGAGGAGATGACAAGATACCAGATCGAGCACATCGCTGGATCTACAGGGACTAGATACACCCCGCCGTCCTGCTCCACGATGCTCACATACGGAAACTGCCCCGGGGGCGATGAGCTCTGCAGGCGCATCAGGCACCCGATAAGCTACTACAGGCGCCGCCTGAGGGAATCGCCGAAGTCAACAGCTCCCTCCTGAGGATGTGCCGCCATCCCTGCGCCCCGGGGAGTTTTGGTCAGGATCTTGCGATCCGGCCGGGATTACGGGGTGCATCGATCTGTTTTCAAATTGCACAGAACATCAGTCTCGGTATAGATGCGGTTTTTAACCTAACGTCAAACTGCTCAGTTCAGAGAATTTCACGGAGATGTGCTCAGATTCACTCCAAGCCTTCTCATATCATCAAAGAACCCCGGATAGGATACCTCTACAGATTCGGCTGTATCGATCCTTGTATCGCCTGCAACGATTCCTGCAAGCGTCAGTGCCATCACAATCCTGTGGTCGTGGTATCCGTGAAGATCTGCTCCATGCAGTTCTCCCCCGACAATCTCCAGGCCATCAGGTCTCTCCTCTATCTTTGCGCCCATCTTCTTCAGCTCGACAGCCATCGCATGGATCCTGTCGGTCTCCTTGTGGCGCACGTGCTCCGCGTTTTTTATAACTGTATGCCCCTCGGCCACCGCTCCAAGAACAGCAAGCGTTGGCACAAGATCCGGGGTCAGGCTCGCATCTATCTCTGTGCCTTCCAGATCTGACGCTGATACGCTAACCTCTCCTCTCTCTGTATCCCAGGAGACGTCCGCTCCCATCTCTCTGAGAATCGCAACTATCGCAGAGTCGCCCTGCCTTGAGGGTAACAGGCCCTGCACTCTAGCAGAGCCTGCAAGCGCGGCTGCCGCGAGCGGATACGATGCAGATGAGAAATCCCCCGGCACCGTGTACTCCTGAAGCCTGTACCTCTGGTCTCCATGCATGTGGAAAACACTTCCATCAGCATGTATCTCAGCCCCGGCCTCTCTCAGTATGTCCAGAGTGATCTCAGCATACGGCCTGGACTTCAGCTCACCCTTTATCGAGATCGTCGTATCGCCGCTGGATAGCGGGCATGCTATCAGGAGTGCTGAGAGGAACTGCGAGCTCACGCTGCCATCCAGGGATGTTGATCCGCCCCTGAGCCGCCCTCTTATGACCAGAGGAGCGCGATCGTTTCCCCTTATGGAGAAAGCCTCAGCGCCCAGCTCGTTTAACGCCTTGAGAAGCGGGCCGTTGGGCCTGCTCCGTATCGAGCTGTCGCCTGTTAGGACCGCGCCATCGGTGAGCGCTGCAACCGCTGACATGAACCTGAGCGTCGTCCCTGAGTTCAGAACATCTATTATGTTCTCAGGGGTTCTGGGCCTGCCCGAGACTCCCTGGATCTCGAGAGAACCTCCCAGTAACTTCACCTCAGCCCCGAAGGCCTCGCATGCCGATATCGTGGCACGGGTGTCTGCGGATATGAGCGGCCTGTGGACGCGTCCTGAGTCAGAGAGGGCTGTGATGAGCACAGCCCTGTGCGTGTAGCTCTTCGATGGCGGTGCGCGTACAGTTCCTGAGATGGAGGAGCGTGAGACAGATACTATCATGTGAGATAGAACCACGGGATGGTATATTAAGAATGCGTGAGGCCCTGCCTTAAAAGATCTCGCTGGCATGCAGAGTCAGAAGATGCAGGTCGTGGGTTTGGATCGCCGAAGAGACTTCCGGAAATCAGATGACGCTGAACGACAGATAAATTAGGGATTGCTGCATGCTTCTGAGCTCAGCGATAAATGCATAACACACGCATGCAACCGGTATCAGAGAGATCTCACCCAGATCAGAGCTGAGATCAGCAGGAGGATCACCATCTCGAATCCGAAGGGATGTGCTTCAAAATTCCTCAGCTGTATGGGTTCGTCGACCACTGTGCTCTCTGTGATCCTGCTCATGTTCGGGATCTCTGGGGATCTCTTCTCTAGCTTTAGGGGCGAGACCTCGCAGCGGAACATATTGTTCTCTGAGTCGAAGTAGACCAGATCGACCGGTGGAAGCATGCAGGAGCCGTTCGGGCAGCGGACCAACCAGGAAATGGTTCTGGATGCGCCAGCTGCAAGAGCGAAGCTGAGGTCGTTACTCCCGTTCAAAATCTCGATCCCTTCCGGAAATATGCTGTATGCACGTATGCCTGCATAACGGTTGCCGATGTTTTTGACATCCATGCAGACCTGCAATACATCCGTATCCCCTGGTGCATCCCCCACATAACGTTTCGCCTCGATCAGCGGCCCGAACACATCGACTATCGGGCTCTCAGAGGTCACGGTGTAGGTGCTGCCTGCTATAGAGTAGGTGCATCTTGCAGGTGGCAGAACCAGACCCTCACCAGGGCGCCTGGCCTTCACAGCGTAGCTTACAATCCTCATCTCACGTGGAGCGAGCTCAAAACTCTCTTCAGTCACACTCTCAGACTGGAACTCATCTACAGCAGCATCCCTGAAGCTCAGATTCAGACGAACATCTCCCGTGTTTCTGACCGTATCGATAACGTAGTATGTCCTGCCGAAGGTCTGTGTATCATGCACATGCTTGTGCAGCTCCACCGGCCCGAGCACTGTTAGCGGCAGGGCAGATTCAGATCTGTAAAGGTTGCCGTCTGCATCCAGATATTCTGCCGTCGCCACAAGCTCGATACTCCTTGTCTCGGGAAGGCTTGGGGCCATGAGGCTGAACCTCTCCATCCACACCTCCCCCGATCTAAGAAGGGATGCGCGCATATCTTTGCTGGGATCTTTCTGCGGTTCGGTCGGTGTATCTGAGCGAAAATCGCTGAGACCAAGATGCAGGTGTATGTTCTCCGCATCACCATCCCCTCTGTTCTCCACAAACACATCCACCCTGATCTGATCGCCAATGTGGTAAACATTCCTCTCAGAAGCCATGCTGATTACAATCTCAGGTCGCGATCTCATACTGATCTCAATAATTGCCCGGGATTCATTTGAGAGGTAGCTCTCCCTGTAGACCTCCTCTAGCTTGATCCCAAGCCTCTCCCTGTTGCGCTCATCCTTCAGGACGAAAAACTCCCCCTCACTCATGACAGTTGAGGATATGCTGCCATTGCGGTAAATGCTGAGAAGAACAGCTGGATTGCCGGGCGTGACAGAGATATCTGAGAGTTCTATCGAGTAACCATCAGCTTCAATTCTCTCCCCCGGCTGGAGTTCTGCCTGGATGCTCTCACCCCAGCTCGCTGATGCAGGAATTAATAGAAGGGCAAAGATGAAGAGCGCAGCAAGGGATCTAGCTCCTGAAGAGGAGATAAACCGCAAGGGCGATGATGAAGGCATAGATGTACAAATCATTTGAAGTGCGATTCTGCCACTCTTCAACCCTATCAACGGCCTGCCTGGTTGTTTTGAGGGTGCTGAGCTCAACGGTCTTTGGAGAAGTAATCGAAGAGCGGGTCTCAGAGCTGTTAGTGGATAAATTGTTGGCAGCTTCTTTTTTCGGGGAGCTCTGAGAGGGCTGGGAAGGCGCCTGAGAAGCATCAGATATCTGAGCTCTGCTGCTTGCACCCTTCTTGAATGCGACCCCCTTCGGAGCATATAGCACAACAGCGTCATCCCTGATCAGATCCACTCTCCTGCTCTTCCGGTACTCGATCTCAGTCTCAGGATCCCTCCAGTGCACTGATATGTTGTGCATCCCTCTCTCGAGCTTGATCTTGCCGGCCTCGGTCATCGAGCTCTTCTTGGCGTTTGTGCACCGCTCGAACTTATCGTCAATGTAGAGGCAAACATCTAGATCCCTCTCATTATCGTTCTTGACCAGGACAGTCAGGTAGAACTTCTCTGGTGCGTCATTCTTCTCTGTGTAAAGCGTCACTGGTGTGGCATTCTTCACAACCATCACGACAGAGGTCTCATAGCTCTTGCGCGTATCCTCATCCCACCAGGTTATCGTGAAACTGTGCTCACCTTCTAGATTATAGATGCCGAATTCAGCCTCACTCTCAGATGAGACCTCCCGGGAATCGACAAACTCGCCATCTATGAACAGTGCTACCCGAAGACGATCGTCGTCTCTGTTGAATACATATACGTGTGCTGCGCTACTTTCTTCTCCACCAGTGTGGTTCCAATGATCTGATGCATTAACTGCGCCGCTCAGAAGAGCGATGCATGCAATAAAGGCGTGCCATAGCATTTTATTACTCATTTACTATATCTTATGTCATTCAGCATGCATAAAAATTTATTTGTTCTATTAAGTGACACTGTTAATATTAATAATAGATTTTAATTCATATTACAAAAAGATTATATACCGCAGCTGTTGATATACATACGTGAGATCGTGAACGACTGGATCCTCGGCTTGCTGGTCGCAGAGGGCATACCTCTTTTGGCGCTCATATACTACCTGGAGCACAGGAGAAGGATGTATCTGCTCGAGAAGGGGTGTCTGATCATGGAATCCCCAGAGAAACGGACAGAGCGCAGGTTGTGCAACGGTCTGTTTCTCATGCTCGTCGGGGCTTTTGTTCTATCGATGCCTGCCCTTGCAAACATTTTCAGAATTGAAATGAGACCAACTATTGAGCAGGTCCTTACAGGGTTTTTGATCGTCTCTGCTGGACTCTCGCTGATCCTGGGCACGATTCTCCTCCAGAAGGCACGAACGCCTCTCAGGCAACATGAGAGTTACGAGCCACAGGATCATACCGTTCCGGATGCAGGCAGAGGGGCAGTTTGGAAGTGATATGAGCGCAGCATTGAGGATCATTGAGTTCAGATACATGCGATGTAGTGGGTGGCATTATGCCGGTGCACTCTGACTCCTGATGCACTCTGACCCCTGACAGTCTGTTACCGATCGGAGCTCACAAGGATATTCGAGCATGAGTTCGTGCAGAGGCTGTGGGAACCATGCGGCCCAGAGATCCTGTTGCTTATCGGCTCCCATTTTTCGACCGGTCCTGTGAAGACAACCCTGCCGTTGTGCAGCTCGCAGACACGATCCGACATGAATCTCATCACAGCAGGATGGTGCGAGATGTAGAGGTAGCCTATGCCCCTTTTACGCTGTATATCCTTCAGCAGATTCAGGATCTGTGCCTGGATCGAGACGTCCAGCGATGCTGTGGGCTCATCCAGTATCATTATCCTCGGATTCAGCAGAAGAGCTCTGGCGAGCGCGATCCTCTGGTTCTGCCCGCCAGAGAGCTGCCTCGGAAAGCGACAGAGCACCTCCTCAGACAGACCCACCCCCTCCAGAACCTCTCTTATGATCGCCGCCTGCTCTTCCCCGGGTATCTTCAGCAGATCCAGTACCTCCCTGAGCGATCTCTCGATGGTCTTCAGGGGGTTCAGCGATGACTCCGGGTCCTGGAACACCATCTGCACAGCTCTTCGGAATTCTGTGAACTCATGACCCATGATATCGCGCAGGTCTCTCCCCTTGAAGATCACTGCACCGGACGATGGGTGCTCCAGCCCTGCGAGTATTCTCGCCAGAGTCGTCTTTCCAGATCCGGATGGGCCGAAGAGCCCGATAGTCTGCCCTTCCCCTACCTCAACTGTGACATCGCGGAGCACGCATCGCTCTCTGCGGAATAGCAGCCCCTCATGGTATATCTTGCTCACGTTCTGGGCCCTCAGATACATCTCCAGCACCTCACGGATCTTCCGCATGATGTGGTGAGAGAAGGTCTATCACGTGAGCATATGCTCATCCTCTGCTGGCACCTTGGATGGAACCTGCACCCCTTGGGGGGATCGATCATCGATGGGGTGTTTCCAGGTATGGGCCTGAACCCGCGCTCCGGCATGCTATCGCAAAGCGCTTTTGTGTATGGATGCCATGGGTTATGCAGCACATCCTCTGTTCTTCCCATCTCCACGATCTCACCGCAGTACATCACAGCGATTCTATCTGAGCTCGAAAGGGCAACATCGAGATCGTGAGTTATAATGATAAGAGACGCACCGCTTTCGTCCCTCACAGATCCGATCAGCTCAAGCGCAGCATTCACCATGCTCTGATCCAGACCCTTGGTTGGCTCATCTGCTATCAGTACTCTGGGCCTGAGGATCGAAGAGCATGCGATCATAGCCCGCTGGTTCATCCCGCCGGAGAGCTGGAATGGATACATCCCGCCGGCTCCGTTCAGCCCAAGGGCCCGGAGAAGCCTCTCAGCATCATTCATTGCCCGACGTTTTGGGATATTGAGATGAACACGTAGCGGCTCAGATACCTGATACAATATCCGATGGACAGGGTTGAGCGCTGCGGATGGGTTCTGGAATATGATCGAGATCTCTCTGCCCCGTATGCGGGAGATCTCCCGCTCACTGAGCTTCAGCAGATCCATCCCCCTGTAGATCACGCTGCCTGTGACCCTAGCATTCT
This genomic stretch from Methanothrix sp. harbors:
- a CDS encoding metallophosphoesterase, with the protein product MRFLPVAGEAVLIAEGRHRVMVVADVHLGIEYELWLGGANVPSQTGKLLNHLLALMKAHEPDRLVVLGDLKHNVPRTSWQERVEVPDFLNALSQILEVTVVPGNHDTGLRDLAGGAEVCEPEGTVIDGIGYFHGHTWPGPEVLSAKSLVTAHLHPSIRLVDPLGASRSERVWVRAFSNEHGKEIVVMPAFNPLCGSLPLNEMNDEKGPIMKLVDLSRSMIYLLDGTYLGRLGEIIATQRYRKR
- a CDS encoding right-handed parallel beta-helix repeat-containing protein; translation: MRFIVLILLAISASAADIDVRPTGSLADALGSASDGDTIYLQPGTYRESLIVNKTVTIRGPENAIIEPPGGITILADGVVLSGITIRGSGITIESNGSRIEGCNVSLCNGSGVVIKGAGNTIINSSITRNSFAGIEILGSNSTVKWNRISANDDCGIIVYGDGNVVESNALLENVHDGMEVEGSSNMISGNNISMTRGAGIELLNMSSGNMIEGNTIYGSEECGIEVIESYENNISGNSLIGNGFGIKTERATNNLISGNRVQGSVEDGIIISDESSCNTVHKNNASQNHGAGVRIEGSKDNMVIGNTVHSNAVGIDISRSENNTIRGNRVVMNGVGIHLDIYSTDNTLYHNAMIDNRQSALDGSVHYGRNIWDNGSEGNYYSDHVCQELCGAYEIPSGEEINSMDRFPLSSWDEGFMYVRFVWPIPGCVPAYAKGLAI
- a CDS encoding pentapeptide repeat-containing protein, whose amino-acid sequence is MSTACALDICDRSDLRLSDMRGRDLSGAHLNQSDLTGADLRGANLSGAYLRSAWLVNANLEGASLAGADLSMADLSGANLNGSDLSRAKLRNARLSGATLVNANLTMADCTEAMMDDVSLTDAEMTSTRFFRTDLTGAVFSGASLSHANFVGAHLSWADLSNGRFKESQFSRAELYGANLTGTDLSGSDFTRSYMMRARMAGANLRGASLDYADLTEADMRDSDLSSCRMRYADLSGANLAGADVSEVVLDSVKTTGVNLSGANLYKTSLFNLDLRDIDMRGVQIKKAKMDTVFLTNSNLAGAVLNDVTMHMVEMTNVDLSGASLRNIEYDEFTLRSLKKANLDRATMDDRLKSDLSG
- a CDS encoding transcription factor S; this encodes MEFCPACKSMMIPREGMMVCRKCGMRIPKSSNNPIVSVTNKLERSVPVLEQESAGLPTTKAKCPECGNDTAYWWLRQLRAADESEVRFFRCTKCGNTWREYD
- a CDS encoding DNA polymerase sliding clamp, which encodes MLKAVIDAETLRDAIEAVSSLVDEVKFTISEKGLELKAVDPANVAMVSLRIDASAFEFYQATPGEIGVDLVRLSDLLSMADRGERVRLELLEDERKLRIGVGSLSYTLSLIDPSAIRKEPRIPELDLPAHVTIPGAEFRRAIKAAEKVSDHVVLGVKDDVFYMEAKGDIDALKLTMPSSELLDMKPGEARSLFSLDYLSDMSKSIGKAPEVKLEIGIDYPLRISFRLNEVYVSYLLAPRIEQE
- the priL gene encoding DNA primase regulatory subunit PriL codes for the protein MRTFWYPFTHAAAQDIRHIDAPLEDVLRSRAFQPVRRRALERVRGALQGEIPEADTSDSVKQNVELLSYPLARLIVSCIDDDYLLRRYVLAESKLAHRRLRVSDTEEVLEIARDLGMSPLSEGENFRVHFVDFVVSAARFRSQKWKLINRNLERGYLTVTREELLRLMEERIKDRIQEGLPLDAGGICESLSDQIKSIRDELESSKQSAMVELGEFDRDALPPCMRSLLEQLAAGRNLAHTARFALTSFLLNINLSVEEIIGIFNNSPDFDEEMTRYQIEHIAGSTGTRYTPPSCSTMLTYGNCPGGDELCRRIRHPISYYRRRLRESPKSTAPS
- the aroA gene encoding 3-phosphoshikimate 1-carboxyvinyltransferase: MIVSVSRSSISGTVRAPPSKSYTHRAVLITALSDSGRVHRPLISADTRATISACEAFGAEVKLLGGSLEIQGVSGRPRTPENIIDVLNSGTTLRFMSAVAALTDGAVLTGDSSIRSRPNGPLLKALNELGAEAFSIRGNDRAPLVIRGRLRGGSTSLDGSVSSQFLSALLIACPLSSGDTTISIKGELKSRPYAEITLDILREAGAEIHADGSVFHMHGDQRYRLQEYTVPGDFSSASYPLAAAALAGSARVQGLLPSRQGDSAIVAILREMGADVSWDTERGEVSVSASDLEGTEIDASLTPDLVPTLAVLGAVAEGHTVIKNAEHVRHKETDRIHAMAVELKKMGAKIEERPDGLEIVGGELHGADLHGYHDHRIVMALTLAGIVAGDTRIDTAESVEVSYPGFFDDMRRLGVNLSTSP
- a CDS encoding dipeptide/oligopeptide/nickel ABC transporter ATP-binding protein; this translates as MRKIREVLEMYLRAQNVSKIYHEGLLFRRERCVLRDVTVEVGEGQTIGLFGPSGSGKTTLARILAGLEHPSSGAVIFKGRDLRDIMGHEFTEFRRAVQMVFQDPESSLNPLKTIERSLREVLDLLKIPGEEQAAIIREVLEGVGLSEEVLCRFPRQLSGGQNQRIALARALLLNPRIMILDEPTASLDVSIQAQILNLLKDIQRKRGIGYLYISHHPAVMRFMSDRVCELHNGRVVFTGPVEKWEPISNRISGPHGSHSLCTNSCSNILVSSDR
- a CDS encoding ABC transporter ATP-binding protein; the encoded protein is MSLLQVRELSVKFDTPAGSVKAASGISIMLEEHETVAIVGETGCGKSVVANAILRLLPENARVTGSVIYRGMDLLKLSEREISRIRGREISIIFQNPSAALNPVHRILYQVSEPLRVHLNIPKRRAMNDAERLLRALGLNGAGGMYPFQLSGGMNQRAMIACSSILRPRVLIADEPTKGLDQSMVNAALELIGSVRDESGASLIIITHDLDVALSSSDRIAVMYCGEIVEMGRTEDVLHNPWHPYTKALCDSMPERGFRPIPGNTPSMIDPPKGCRFHPRCQQRMSICSRDRPSLTTSCGRSVRCWRCI